The sequence CACTTTCCGGTCAATCGGATCGACTGCAATTTGCACACGGTGCTCATCAAAGATGGCAAGCGAGTTTGGAGCCGTCCCAACAATCAACCGGAGCTTTGCAAAACACATTTCGATTCGCCCTGGGATCCACGCGAGGACTATCACGTCTATGCAGTCAAGAATACTCAAGAAGAGATTGTCTGGTACATCGACGGCAAAGAGGTCGGACGCAAACCGAACCTTTATTGGCACTTGCCGATGCATATCACACTTTCGCTCGGCCTTCGCTATCCGTTTGTGACCTACCAGGACGGCGAAATGGCTCCTGTTGCCGACAAGACAACCGCCGATGGCTTCCCGACTCATATGTCTGTCGATTACGTGCGAGTTTGGCGACTCAACAGCGATTCAACGACGACGACTCCTGCCAGCACGGATTGGCCGAAGCAACAGTACATTGCAAAGGAGAAAGCGAATTGGGAGAAGAACGGGTGGCCCTGGAACCAAGCGAAGGTCGAATCCAACTTTGCCGAGATAGACACCAACGACGATGGCATTGCGTCGGGAACCGAGCGACAAAACTGGTTTACTAAGAAAAAAGCGGAGGCAAAGTAATCAGCTCTTAGGAAACTCTTTTTCCCTGGCCTCGGATTCCGAACCGGACCCATTCGACCCTCTCCCAAAGAGTTCGTGCAGTTGTTAGTTGTTGATTGAAAAACCGGACGACCTCGGCAGAGGGGGGGGATAACTAAACACCGCAGCAGTCACAACTTAAAAACTGCACGACCTCCAAAGGAGAGGGAACGGTACCGCAACTCCCCGAAAAAAAACTTAGAAACGCACAACCTCTCAGTCTGCTGGGGACTAACGTAGAGGACCCGATCCGACATGAACTACGTCCACGCATGGTGCGATCAGGATCCGTCCGCTCAACGGAGCTCCAAAGTCTCTATGATCTAGCGATACTCTCTGCCCGCATCCCACCTCAGCGAGGACTACCTGCCGATGAAGTCTTGCCTGCACCATTACCTTTTCGCACTGCTGGTTGTTACGACTTTGGGTCCGTTGGCCGCTTGGTCCCAACAACTACGGCTCGACTTGAAACCGGTGATGCTCACGAATGAAGCCGAGGTTGGGGATCCGGCGGGTTTGGTCGATGAACAACGAGACATCATCGGTCCGCCGGTGGGGAAGCCGTCACATGCTTGGGAGGTGAATTCAAGATTCTGGAACGAATTTCCCTTCAGCGCGTACCTGGACCTGGGAACAACCAAGAATCTGTCGAGCCTTTGGCTGTTCGACACCAATGGATCGGGTGACGTCGTGATCAGCGCCGGGGAGCCGGGCAAGTGGCAAGAGGTGGAAACCTATGATTGCGGCTCCTATTTGAAGTGGGTGGAGGTCAAACTCGACGTGACAACCCGCTATCTACGAATCACTCGCATCACTCCCGGCGCGAATTTCAGCGAAATCGCCGTTTACGAATACTCCGACGAAGCCTTTCAGCAGCGGGTCGCTCTCAAGGCCGAAAAAGCAAGACGCGAAGCCGAACGACAGGCCGCACTGCAACAAGCTCGGGAGGAAGCACTGAAGCGACCGCTGATCGAGATGGCACCCTACGGCATGCTCTCGTTGGTCGATGAAATCGACTGCTCGGCAGCAGGTGTTCGCGAATCACCCACCGGAGTCAGCAAGGTCGAAACCATCTTGGGCCGTCCGGCTCGCGTCCTACCGCCGACCGCAAGCGAAGCGGCCTATTTCACTTACCGCATTGGCAAGATGAAATTGCTGCGTCCGAGTGGCGTCTATGTGTTGGCCGTCGATTACCCTGAAGACGCGCCACGTAGCATGCTGGTGATCAACACAGGCAATGAGACGTCTCGTGGTTTTCATACCGGCGAGACACTGGGCGATGCCTTGCACCCCAAGTACGTGAACAACCTCGTCGAATCGATTGACGTACCGCTCACTGGCGAATGGCAGACTTGGTCGCTGTTGTTCCGCCTACATGATCGGTTCCCTGAAACCGGTCTGCTCCGCGGTGCCGAACCGCGTCCGCTGACGCCGGAAAACGGCTTCGATGTAACGATCGCTCAATTCTCGGCCGAAAACACCCCCATCAGCCAAGGCGCCGCGGTGGGTCGAATCCGTTTATTCGAGGTAGTGGATCCGCACAAGCTGACGCAGACCGTGACGCTTCCGCCCGAAGACTTGCCTCGCCGCCATCTGTTCTGGCGGGAAGAGATGGCGGACGGCATTATCGACTTCAAAACGCCAGAAGCCGGTTTAGCCAATCCACTGGACTGGTATCGATACAAAGCCGAACTGATGTTGTTCTTGGGTATGAGAACCTACAGCAAGGACCTGCTTGAATTCGGCGCGTGCCAGCATTGGGACACGGAACCTCATGGTGGCAACGACTGGATGTTCCACGATAGCACCAGCAAACATTTATGGGCCGAGGTCGTCGAGTTGATGGGCAGTTATGGTTTCGAGATTTTGCCCTACTACGAATATTCGGGTAGCAAAGGTTACAAAGGACTGGGCAACCAGCGACGCGCGCGGCCGCTAACGCGTGATGATGCCTACACCCATATCAGCTGGGTGGAATCCGCCAATGCCGACCTGACAGATCCGGATACCATCGATGATTTCCAGAAAATGCTGGACCTGACCGTCCTTCGCTTGCGAAGCAGGGCGAATTTCGCTGGCATTTGGATCCGCAGTCGCGGTCAGATGCCCATCAGCTTTTCAGATAAAGCGCTATCGCGATTCTCAAAGGAAGCAGCAGACGATCGTCCAGTCACTCGTGAGACCTTGAAGGTGGATGCTGACCTTTATGGGAAGTACCTGGAGTGGTGGGGACGGAAACGGCGTGACTTCTTGATTGCCATGCGAGACTACTTGCAGTCGAACGGTGTTCCCGAGGCTTCGGTCCTATTCACCGGCAGCCCGAGCGAACCTGGCGTCTCCTTCAACACCTGGGATCCGCTGATGGTGACCGACCAACCAGACCTATGGCAGCCGATTCTGCAACAGCCGCAACATGCCGCAGGCGACCGCGGTGCGATCACCCCCCTGACCATCCAACAAGTCGTGGACGGCAATCTGTACTTGCAGGCTCTGACCACACCAGGTTTGAATTGGGGCGACTGGGAAGTGCATCACTCGCGGCCGGCTGACGACCCACAGCAATACCAGGATGTCCGCGACGTGATGCTGACACACGCCTTCAACCGCAATTATACCGTCGCCTCGCCGCAGACCATGCAGGCCTACCGGACACCGAGCGGATTGGCCATGGTCCGCCATTACACGCTGAACGAAAACATGATGTTCGACAAAAAGGACGAAGATAAAATCGGCTACTTTGTCGTCGATATCGAGCGGGCGGGGCCGTACTGCATGATGGCCGAGGCGCTGGCAGTGGCCAACGGAGATCCGACGATGATCGGCTACTTGGTGGGCTGCAATTTTGGTCGCGGCTTCCCCCAATATGTGCGCAACTTTAACGCCAACTACTTGGCGCTGCCGGCCTTGCCCAGCCAAGTTCTTGAACACGCCGCAAGCGATCGCGAAGTGGTCGTACGGAGCATCGTCACGGAAAAGCACGGCATATGGATCGCAGTGGTCAACACTTCGCTCCATGGCAAGCAGGGGGTGAGCATTGCCCTGCCCAGCGGCCAGGCCACGGATGCCGTTACCGGCGCACCAGTCCCCGTATCGGCAGGCAAAGCGACCCTCGACATGTACCCCTGCCAACTACGCACGTTCCGAGTGCGATCGGTGAAAGGAATTCGCTGAGACGTCGTCAAGCATGCCCCGTGGCAATTTCCTACAAGGCATCCGTCCCCTCTTTCGATGCCACGATCAACGGGACGCTACCGGCACGCGCTCGCATCCAATTCATCGCGTTGAGCACCGGGCGGCGGGAGATGAGCCGTTGTTCGATTTTGTATTTCCCTGGAAAATTCAAGAGCGAGAGACCTATCAAAATGCTCAGAAGCCCCTGCCCAGGCAACAGCAACATGGCAATGCCTATCATGACAAGTACCGCTCCAGCGGAATTCTTGGTGAGACGCCAGGCAAAGTAAGCAATTGGCGAGACGTTCTCAGGTCGGGTGCAATGCCGATGCCGGTACGCAAAGTAATCGGCTGGTAAACGCACAATGATCGCCGGCACCGCCAGTAGCGAGGCGAAAAACATTGCCACCGATCCGGCGATGAGCCACCACATCAAAGTCTCATTGATGAACAAGCCCGTTATCCTTTGAAGACACAAATATCCACTATTCGCAACCACCGCGTCAATCTTGGCAGCAACGTTCGATCATCGCAGCAGGTGTCAGGACTTCCGATCGAACTTTTTCCGTGCCTGCATTGTTTCGATCGAATCCGTCAGCGATAATCGGCTGTCGAGAGTCGCGCGGAAGGTTCGCAGAGAGCCTTAACAATGGCGACGGCTCACCCCCCCACCCCCCCCCCCCCCCCGCAGTCGTCTCGCTCCTCGCTCTACGAAAGGAACAGAAAGTACGTGAATACCCTGCCTGAAATGAGACGTCCCCCTCGGATCACGTCGTCCATGCGACTGGTGATTTTCATCGGTGTGATTTCGACCGGAATCCTGCCCACTTTGGTGCAGGCTGAATCGAAGCCCAACGTCGTATTCATTCTTGCCGATGATCTTGGCTGGAGCGATACGACGCTGTTCGGTACGACATCGTTCTATAAGACGCCGAACATCGAACGATTGGCTGCTCGGGGCGTGACCTTCACGCGAGCCTATTCGGCCAGTCCGTTGTGCTCGCCGACAAGAGCGAGCGTGCTGACGGGGCTCAGCCCTGCACGACATGGAATCACTTCGCCGAACTGTCACCTACCGAAAGTGACTCTGACAGCCACCACAACCAAGACGGCTGCGGCGAATCAGAAATGCACGATTCCGAATTCGGTGTCTCGGTTGAAAACCGACTACTACACCCTAGCTGAAATGTTCAAAGACAACGGCTATGCGACGGGACACTTTGGAAAGTGGCATCTGGGACCGGAACCGTACTCACCATTGGAACACGGTTTTGACGTGGACGTTCCTCACCACCCAGGTCCGGGACCGGCGGGAAGCTACGTGGCGCCGTGGAAGTTCAAGGATTTCGACCACGATCCCGATATCCCTGACGAACACATTGAAGATCGCATGGCGAAAGAAGCCGTCGCGTTCATGGAACAGAACAAAGACAAACCGTTCTTCCTGAACTACTGGATGTTCAGCGTTCACGCTCCCTTTGATGCCAAACGCGGTTTGATCGAAAAGTATCGAAAGCAGGTTGATGCGAACAATCCGCAGCGTAGCCCAACGTACGCCGCGATGATCGAAAGCATGGACGACGCGATCGGAGCGCTCCTCGACACACTCGAGCGGCTTGGCGTCGCAGACAACACGATCATTGTTTTCGCCTCGGACAACGGCGGCAACATGTACAACGAAGTCGATGGGACGTCGGCGACCAGTAACGCTCCGCTCCGCGGCGGCAAGGCGACGATGTACGAAGGCGGAACTCGCGGGCCAGCGATCGTGATACAACCGGGCGAGGTCGAAGCGGGGGCACGTAGTGATGAGGTCATTCAAAGCTGTGACTTCTACCCGACGTTGCTTGAACTGCTGGCGATCCAACCTCAACCTGGGCAATCATTCGATGGCATAAGCATCGTTCCGGCGTTGCATGGAAAAAAACTCGACCGAGAAGCCATCTTCACGTACTTCCCCCATTCACCAGGAATTCCGGAATGGCTACCACCCTCGGTGAGTGTGCATCAAGGCGATTGGAAGCTGATCCGCATCTTCCACAACGGCGAACGCGGCAGCCACCGCTACAAACTCTTCAATCTGAAGAACGATTTGGGCGAGCAAAAAGACCTCGCTTCTGAGTTCCCAGAACGAGTCGATCAGTTGGACGCTCTGATTGAGAAGTTTCTCATCGAAACC is a genomic window of Novipirellula artificiosorum containing:
- a CDS encoding kappa-carrageenase, which produces MKYPFLLSILIISSSVSTLAADPVPTGDVRLAANKMTFAADQSDEFNQDSIDLTKWNIDSKDFGPWSWEPENVVQKGGAMELRMEQKDHQRRGTPLYYTSGMARLDKTITYGYFEARIKGCSRYPGACPSFWLYSIGPQNRFIASDGETVAYSEIDVVELQQSEYDFETKKHFPVNRIDCNLHTVLIKDGKRVWSRPNNQPELCKTHFDSPWDPREDYHVYAVKNTQEEIVWYIDGKEVGRKPNLYWHLPMHITLSLGLRYPFVTYQDGEMAPVADKTTADGFPTHMSVDYVRVWRLNSDSTTTTPASTDWPKQQYIAKEKANWEKNGWPWNQAKVESNFAEIDTNDDGIASGTERQNWFTKKKAEAK
- a CDS encoding PGPGW domain-containing protein: MFINETLMWWLIAGSVAMFFASLLAVPAIIVRLPADYFAYRHRHCTRPENVSPIAYFAWRLTKNSAGAVLVMIGIAMLLLPGQGLLSILIGLSLLNFPGKYKIEQRLISRRPVLNAMNWMRARAGSVPLIVASKEGTDAL
- a CDS encoding sulfatase produces the protein MRRPPRITSSMRLVIFIGVISTGILPTLVQAESKPNVVFILADDLGWSDTTLFGTTSFYKTPNIERLAARGVTFTRAYSASPLCSPTRASVLTGLSPARHGITSPNCHLPKVTLTATTTKTAAANQKCTIPNSVSRLKTDYYTLAEMFKDNGYATGHFGKWHLGPEPYSPLEHGFDVDVPHHPGPGPAGSYVAPWKFKDFDHDPDIPDEHIEDRMAKEAVAFMEQNKDKPFFLNYWMFSVHAPFDAKRGLIEKYRKQVDANNPQRSPTYAAMIESMDDAIGALLDTLERLGVADNTIIVFASDNGGNMYNEVDGTSATSNAPLRGGKATMYEGGTRGPAIVIQPGEVEAGARSDEVIQSCDFYPTLLELLAIQPQPGQSFDGISIVPALHGKKLDREAIFTYFPHSPGIPEWLPPSVSVHQGDWKLIRIFHNGERGSHRYKLFNLKNDLGEQKDLASEFPERVDQLDALIEKFLIETDAVCPLPNPNFDVTKYRPELEGKAALKGGADAPKKTPTKPAKRVAGWQPAGNASVVVKDGKLNVTSDGGDPHLSYPLPKPVAEPSLILTFTMTSNSQGNGQVFWHEQGVSPAYFRDRSTSFEVQHDGKAHEYAVELTTRNPIEGVRIDPSTASGDIQISNISLSTSDGRELYRWEL